GTCATACTCGAGCTTCGGCTCGCGCGAGTCGAGCTGGAGCGGGTTCTTGCCCTCCTTGGCCAGCAGCGGGTTGTAGCGGTAGAGGATCCAGTAGCCGGTGTCGACGGCCAGCTTTTCCTCGGCCTGGGACTTGCGCATGTCGATACCGTGGTTGATGCACGGCGAGTAGGCAATGATGATCGAGGGGCCGGGGAAGGCTTCCGCTTCCTGGAAGGCCTTGAGGCACTGGTTCATATTGGCGCCCATGGCCACCGAAGCGACGTAGACGTAGCCGTAGGCCATGGCCATCCGCCCCAGGTCTTTCTTGGAGGTCTTCTTGCCCGAGGCGGCGAACTTGGCCACCGAACCGGTCGGCGTGGACTTGGAGGCCTGGCCGCCGGTGTTGGAGTAAACTTCGGTGTCGAGGACCAGGACGTTGACGTTGCGGTTCGAAGCCAGGACATGATCCAGGCCGCCGTAGCCGATGTCGTAGGCCCAGCCGTCGCCGCCGATGCACCAGACGCTCTTCTCGACCAGGAAATCCTTGAGCTCGTCGATCTTGGTCAGGTGCGTCTTGGCCGCCCCGGGAGCCTTGAGAGCCTCGGGCAAGGCCGCCACGACCGCCTTGGCCGCCGCTTTGGCTTCTTCGCCGACGTTCGCCCAGGCCGCTTTCATCTTGATCAGGGCCTCGGCCAAGGCGGGAACAACGCCCGCGGCAAGGGCCGCATCGATCGAGGCCAGCAGCAGCCGGCGATTGGCATCGACCGCCAGCCGCATGCCGAATCCGTATTCGGCGTTGTCCTCGAACAGCGAGTTGCCCCAGGCCGGGCCCTTGCCCTCGACGTTGACGCAGTAGGGCGACGTCGGGAAGGTGCCGCCGTAGATGGAGGAGCAGCCGGTGGCATTGGCGATGATCATCCGTTCGCCGTAGAGCTGGGTGGCCAGCTTGACGTAGGGTGTCTCGCCGCAGCCGGCGCAGGCGCCGCTGAACTCGAACAGGGGCCGCAGGAACTGGCTGCCCTTGAGCGTTTCGGGCTTGATGCCGTCCAGGACGTTGTCGGGCAGCTTGTCGAAGAACTCGGCCTTTTGGGTCTCGCCGGCCGCGCGCAACTCGGCGATGGGGGTCATGACCAGGGCCTTGGTCTTGGCCGGGCAGACTTGGGCGCAGGAGCCGCAGCCGACGCAATCCTCAACGTAGACCTGGACGCGGTACTGCAGACCGCGGTCGTTCTTGGTGTTGGACTTGAGGACGGCGAAGCCCGCGGGTGCGGCCTTGAGGTCCTCCGGGGCGATCTGCTTGGCCCGGATAGTGGCGTGGGGGCAGACGAAAGAGCACTGGTTGCACTGGGTGCAGTTCTCGGGCAGCCATTTGGGGCACTCCGTGGCGATGCCGCGCTTCTCCAGCCGGGAGGTGGCGGTTGGAATGGTGCCGTCGAAGGACATCTTGGACACCGGCAGGCTGTCGCCCTTGAAGCGGGTGACCGGGTCGATGACCTCCTTGGCGAAGGCGATGGCGTCGTCCGGAATAAGCTTGAGCATCGGGGCGGACTTGGCGATCTTGGCCGGGACGGGAACCTCTTCCAGGCCGGACGCGGCGCGGTCGACGGCGTCCCAGTTCATCTTGACGACGTCCTGGCCCTTGCGGCCATAGGTCTTCTCGATAGCCTTCTTGATCAGGGCGATGGCCTCGTCCCCGGGCAGGACACCCGAGAGCTTGAAGAAGCAGGCCTGCATGATCGAGTTGATGCGCAGGCCCAGGCCCAGCTCGCCGGCGATCTTGAGGGCGTCGATGGTGTAGACTTTGACCTTCTTATCGATGATCGTCCTCTGCAAGTCCTCGGTCAGGTTCGCGAAGACTTCCGAGGCCTTCCAATCGGAGTTGATCAGGAAGATGCCGCCTTCGCGGATTCCCTCCAGGATGTCCAGCCGCCCGATGTAGGAGGGCTTATGGAGGGCCACGAAGTCGACCGTGTTCAGGAAGTACTGAGATTGGATCGGGCTCTTGCCGAAGCGGAGGTGCGAGATCGTGACGCCGCCGGACTTCTTGGAGTCGTACTGGAAGTAGCCCTGGCCGTACATCTCGGTGTTGTCGGCGATGATCTTGATCGAGTTTTTATTGGCGCCGACCGTGCCGTCCGAGCCGTAGCCCCAGAATTTGCAGCGGACCGTGCCGGGAAGCTCGGTGTCGAGGACCGGGCCGACCGGGATCGAGGTGTGGGTGACGTCGTCGTTGATGCCCACGGTGAAGCCGTGGCTGGCCTTCCCGGCCAGGTGGTCGTAGACGGCCTTGACCATGGCCGGCGTGAACTCCTTGGAGGACAGGCCGTAGCGGCCGCCGATGATCTTGAGGCCGCGGCCTTCCAGGGCCACCACGATATCGAGGTAGAGCGGCTCGCCGATGGCGCCGGGCTCCTTGGTCCGGTCGAGGACCGCGATCCGCTTGACCGTTTTGGGCAGGGCGGCGGCCAGCGCGGCCACGTCGAACGGCCGGTAGAGGCGGACCTTGACCAGGCCCAGCTTGGCCCCATGGGCGTTAAGGTAATTGATTGTTTCCTCGGCCGTTTCGGCGCCCGAGCCCATCATGATGATGATGGCCTCGGCGTCGGGGGCGCCGAAGTAGTCGAACAAGTGGTACTGCCGGCCGATGGCCTGGGCCACTTTGTCCATATAGTGCTGGACGAGGGCCGGGGCTTCCAGGTAGTCCTTGTTGATCGTCTCGCGGCCCTGGAAGTAGACGTCCGGGTTCTGCTGGCCGACCTTCATCATGGGCCGCTCGGGGTTGAGCGAGCGGCGGCGGAAATCCTCCA
This sequence is a window from Candidatus Aminicenantes bacterium. Protein-coding genes within it:
- the nifJ gene encoding pyruvate:ferredoxin (flavodoxin) oxidoreductase, with amino-acid sequence MKKNFKTIDGNTAATHVAYAYSEVAAIYPITPSSTMGELADEWSAAGRKNIWGQKVDVVEMQSEGGASGAVHGSLSAGALTTTFTASQGLMLMLPNMHKIAGEMLPTVFLVSARSLACQSLSIFGDHSDVMAARNTGFAMTCAGSVQEAQDLTIVAHLAALRTKIPFLHFFDGFRTSNVVEKVDQVSYETLAGLFEPQYLEDFRRRSLNPERPMMKVGQQNPDVYFQGRETINKDYLEAPALVQHYMDKVAQAIGRQYHLFDYFGAPDAEAIIIMMGSGAETAEETINYLNAHGAKLGLVKVRLYRPFDVAALAAALPKTVKRIAVLDRTKEPGAIGEPLYLDIVVALEGRGLKIIGGRYGLSSKEFTPAMVKAVYDHLAGKASHGFTVGINDDVTHTSIPVGPVLDTELPGTVRCKFWGYGSDGTVGANKNSIKIIADNTEMYGQGYFQYDSKKSGGVTISHLRFGKSPIQSQYFLNTVDFVALHKPSYIGRLDILEGIREGGIFLINSDWKASEVFANLTEDLQRTIIDKKVKVYTIDALKIAGELGLGLRINSIMQACFFKLSGVLPGDEAIALIKKAIEKTYGRKGQDVVKMNWDAVDRAASGLEEVPVPAKIAKSAPMLKLIPDDAIAFAKEVIDPVTRFKGDSLPVSKMSFDGTIPTATSRLEKRGIATECPKWLPENCTQCNQCSFVCPHATIRAKQIAPEDLKAAPAGFAVLKSNTKNDRGLQYRVQVYVEDCVGCGSCAQVCPAKTKALVMTPIAELRAAGETQKAEFFDKLPDNVLDGIKPETLKGSQFLRPLFEFSGACAGCGETPYVKLATQLYGERMIIANATGCSSIYGGTFPTSPYCVNVEGKGPAWGNSLFEDNAEYGFGMRLAVDANRRLLLASIDAALAAGVVPALAEALIKMKAAWANVGEEAKAAAKAVVAALPEALKAPGAAKTHLTKIDELKDFLVEKSVWCIGGDGWAYDIGYGGLDHVLASNRNVNVLVLDTEVYSNTGGQASKSTPTGSVAKFAASGKKTSKKDLGRMAMAYGYVYVASVAMGANMNQCLKAFQEAEAFPGPSIIIAYSPCINHGIDMRKSQAEEKLAVDTGYWILYRYNPLLAKEGKNPLQLDSREPKLEYDVFLKNEVRYRTLTQQYPEIAKELFAQAADQAKKRFESYKKMAE